The genomic window GAAATAATCATAAATATTCAGGAAATGGAAAAAGTGACAGAGAACAAATTGCAGGATTACGATATGAAGGTCTTCATGCTAAATTTGGTGAGTGACCTGAAAAAAGAAATCCTAACGGAGATCAGCAGCATGCTGAAAGACAAACAGGTACCCGATATCAAGAAGTGGATCAAATCGGTAGATGTGAAAAAACTATTGAACATTTCGCATGGCAAGCTTCAGACAATGCGCAACTCGAAATTGATCAGCTATACCCGGATAGGTGGAACCTTGTACTATAATGTTGACGAAATCCAGCGCATGCTCGAATCACCAAACCGCAGAAGATGAGTGAGCTAAAGAAAAAAGGGGTGGGATGCAATGTCCCACCAAGCAGGGAGCATGTCGAGATCTATTTCACCTCATTCGGTGCCACGGAAAATGATGCTACACATTTTTTTAGGGAATACTCCCTAAAAAAATGGAAAAACAGTAGGGGAATACGCATCCTCAACTGGAAGCAACATGCTTGGAGGCGTATCTTTTATGGGCATTGACCAAATAAGAAAGGCTGCCAATCGGCAGCCTTTGCTATGAAGCCCTGTTTGTAAGGAGTGGTACTTTCTCAATAACCTTGTCCATCTGCCCCTGTACCATCTGCATGCTTTTCATCAGCCTTTCCTTGCCTACCTGGCAATATTGGTGCGTTGTCTTGATCGACCGATGGCCGAGCATCAAGGACACGTCCTCCAAGGGGAGGAAGAAGTGGTTGAGCATCATGTGGGCAAAGGTATGCCTGGCCAGATGTGTTGTCAATGGCCGGGCAAAGCCGGCCAGCACCCCTACCGGTTTGAGATAGTCATTATATTTTTGGTTGCTGATCACAGGCAATAGACTGCCGGTCCTCAGTACCACCTCGTGTTCCCTGTAACGTTCGATGATCTCCTCTACGATGGGAAGTACCGGCACAAGCTCAGTCGCATCCGATTTCTGCCGGTTTCGCATCAGACATTTGCCCCTGCCGCCGTGGTCGATGAGGTTTTCCTGCGTCAGGTTCGCCAGTTCGATATATGCAAAGCCGGTAAAACACTGGAAAATGAACAGGTCCTTGATGATGTTCAGCTTTGGACTTTCATACCCGGCAGCGTGCAGCTGCATCACCTCTACGTATTCCAAAGGGACCACCTTCTTGCTCTTGGGATTATACTCGAAGTGCTGCACCCTGTTCTTGTCGAGCCATTCCCTTTCCACTGCATAATCCAGGAATGCCTTCAGGTGGATGACCCTGCGCTCGGTGGTGACCGGACTCAGCGGGTTCTCCTTGCGCAGGGTAAGGAAGTTGACCATTTCCCGGGCGAAGTCCTGCCTGATGTCACTTAGACCTGTATGCTTCCCCGAAATTGGTCCGATTAAAAATAGAAAAAAGACACTATTTTTAATTAACAATTATGAAAACAACACAATTTACAGAGGCACAGATTGTTTCAATATTGAGACAGCATGAAAAAGGCGTTAAGGTAACAGATATTGCCAGAGCAAACGGCATATCAGAGAAGACCTTCTATCGATGGCGAAGCAAATATGGCGGGATGGAAATTAACGATCTCAAACGCCTAAAGGAACTTGAGGCAGAAAACTCCAAGCTGAAACGGATGTATACCGATCTGGCACTTTTGAACGATGCGCTAAAGGATCTGATTGAAAAAAAGCTTTAGCGCCTTGCGATAAAAAAGAAGCTGTTACTTTTCTGCTTGTCGAACATCAGATCAGTAAGCGCAAGGCTTGTGATAGCATTAAAATCTCAAGAAGCAGCTTCAGTTACTTGGCCCGCATAAAGCAGGATGACAAGTACATTGAACTATTAAATGGTTTGACAGAAAAGCACGTAAGCATAGGTTTTTGGCAATGCTACCATCGGATAAGAAAGTCAGGGGAAATGATCAACCATAAAAAACTCTACAGGATTTACACCGCACTAAAACTGAACATAAGAAGAAGGGCTAAAAAAAGATTGCCAGCAAGGGTAAAACAGGCTTTGTTCCAGCCCGGCAAAATCAACGAGGTCTGGAGCATAGATTTTATGAGTGACAGCTTATGGGATGGCAGAAAAATAAGGTTATTGAACGTGATTGATGATTTTAACAGGGAAGTTTTAACGATAGAAACAGACACATCGCTGCCAACATTACGGGTAATAAGGAGTTTGGAAGAAATCGCCCAGCAAAGGGGTTATCCCAAAATGATAAGGGTTGACAACGGGCCAGAATTTATTAGTGCAAAACTGGATATTTGGAGCAAGGAAAATAAGATCCAACTTGTGTTCATTCAGCCTGGTGAGCCCACGCAAAATGCTTATATCGAAAGGTTAAACGGAACTTTCAGAAGGGATATATTAAATGCCTACGTATTTAAATCAATTCAGGAAGTAAGAACAATAAGTGAAGAATGGATGAATGACTATAACTATAGTAGGCCACATAGAGCACTCAAAAATAAAACACCAATAGAATACAAATTATGCCAATAAATTCTATTTTTGATTGGTACGAAATTTAGGGAAGCACACAGACCGATGTCGGAAATCCCAGTATGGTAACGCACAAAGTCCATCAGGTGGTTACGGGAGGTTTTCCATGTGGTGAACGTAGAGTTCTCCAACAGCTTGGCCTCCACCTGTAACTGAAGCTCCGCTATTTTGGCATCCATTACTTCAACTAGCGTATGCTTCGCCTCCTTCTGCTTTTTTTCTTCCAACTGGTTCCAGTCAGCACCTTTGCCGTTAAAGACATTCTTTACCATCTGCGGGCCGACATGCCCACGCTCCCAGCAGAGATTTTCAAAGACCCTGTCCAGGTCCTTCTGGACCTCCATGATCCTGAAATTGATCTCATCGGCAGCCCTGTTCCCCTCGGTACTCCTTTTGTTTTCGGTGTCCCAGAATTCGGGAGCGATTTTCTTTCCGATGGAAAGATCTACATCCTCCCCATCGATGTTAATCTTTACGTACAGTGGCGCCATTCCCTTTTTGTCCGACTTTGCCCTGAAGAGCCAAAACATCACGGACATTTTCTGATTGCTTTTCATACTACACTTTTTAAGTTCAACAATTTGCCAAAAGTGGCCTGAAGTCCCTAAAACCGATCTTTTCGGAAAAACCATTTACCTAATTTACGGATCAAGCAAATAATCTGGGGGGATTCATTTAGATTTTTATTTTTGTTGTTCACTCTTGATTTATTTTTTTGGAACAGCAGGAACTACTCAAACTACTTCTACCGACAGAACTTATCGAACATTTTGACCTTATCCGCATCGAACCGATGGAAGATGGTTATCATTTATTTCTTGACCAGCATAATATTCCACCTGCGGAATTTGCCAGCCACAAGTTGGAATCCAAAGGATTTTTAGATCAGGCAATTATCCGTGATTTTCCCTTGCGTGGCAAAGCCTGTTTCCTTCATCTTCGCCGTCGCAAATGGCATGACCATGATACCGGCAGATCCGTTTACAGTTCATGGAATACGGTGGCAGAGGGCACGCGTTTAACCGCAGAGTTCGCTGCTTTTTTAAAAGAATTTGATCGATAACCATCCTATCAGCTGCAAACTATTGGGTCAGCTGTATGGGCTTGATGGCAGGCGGTTGCAGGAACAATATATTCGTTACCTAAGTGATTTCATGGACTGGGACCAACGTTCTCATGCAGGCCACTGGGTTCTATTCGAACAAAATATTGGAGAATACCTAAGCCTGGATGAAGTATGCCTGTCCCGGGGAGAACTCTATACGGTACTCACCAATAAGGATGCAAAGGGGAAAAAGGGTGCTTTACTGGCTATGGTAAAAGGAACCATCAGCGATCAGGTGATTGCTATACTTGAACGCATTCCCTATCGTCTTCGTAAAGAAGTAAAGGAGGTTACTTTGGATCTGGCTCCAACGATGGAGCGTATTGCCAGGCGTGCCTTCCCCAAGGCAAGACTGGTATCTGACCGCTTTCACGTGCAGCAGCTTGCAGCAGATGCTGTTCAACAAATCCGCATTCAATACCGATGGGAAGCTATCGATCAGGAAAACAGTGAAATGGAGCTGGCAAAACAGCTAAACCATCCCCATGTGCCTGATATATTAGAAAACGGAGATAGTTTAAAGCAATTACTGGCCCGTAGCAGGCACCTGTTATTTAAAGATGAAACAAACTGGACAGCTTCCCAACAGCACAGGTCAGAGCTGCTGTTTGCCAGGTATCCCTTATTAGAGAAAGCCTATCGGCTGAGCAGGAAACTGTCTCATATCTTTTCAAACACAAAGGAGAAGGGCATCGGTTTTACCAGGCTCGCCAAATGGTATGATGAGGTTGAAAAATCAGCCATAAAAGCATTTTCAACCGTGGCAAGAACCATACAGAACCACTACCACACCATCCTGAACTACTTTGACAACAGGCATACAAATGCTTCTGCAGAATCGTTCAATGCTAAAATCAAAGCACTAAGAACTCAATTCAGAGGAGTCAGAAATGTTGAATTCTTTATGTACAGATTAGCCAAAATATATGCGTAATCTTTCTAGCCCCCCCCAGATTATTTGCTTGATCCTAATTTACCACCACAAAGTGGTAAACGAAATGGTAAACATTTTTTCTAAACTGACTTGGATTGTTTTGTACAGTTTATTTGAAAAAATTTGATAAAAAATGCGTGGAAACAAAAAAAGCGCACTGTATAGTGCGCTTTTAAAGGCTTTTAACTCGACCTTGCGGTCCGGACGGGACTCGAACCCGCGACCTCCGCCGTGACAGGGCGGCATTCTAACCAGCTGAACTACCGAACCGTTCGCAACGTTAAACAACCGTTTTCCGTTTTGGTGTTGCAAATATAGAGCGAATATTTTATTTATTCAACAATAATTTAAAAATAATTTAACACCGCACAAAAACACCTCATTTACAATTCTTTATTTTTCAAAACCATATAAATCAAAAAGCCCCGCAATCAATCCGGGGCCTTATATAATTTCAAACCAAGCAATTTTAATTAATTGCTCCTTCTTTCATTTTTTCTGCATTTTCTGCAAATTGTAACTTATCAATCAACTCTTGAATATCGCCATCCATAATTGAAGGCAAGTTATACAACGTTAAACCAATACGATGATCGGTAACACGCCCTTGCGGATAATTGTAGGTTCTAATCTTCGCAGATCTATCGCCTGTTGATACCATCGTTTTACGTTTAGCTGCAATATCTCCGTTTTTCTTCTGCAACTCAATATCATAAAGCTTACTTCTCAACATCTCCATCGCAATAATACGGTTACCCAATTGCGAACGCTCTTGCTGGCAAACCACCACAATTCCCGAAGGTTTGTGCGTTAACTGCACTTTGGTCTCTACCTTATTTACGTTCTGTCCACCAGCACCACCAGAACGCGAGGTTTGCAACTCAATATCTGCGGGGTTCAAGTAAAAGTCAATTTCTTCAGCCTCTGGCAACACCGCTACCGAAGCTGCCGAAGTGTGTACCCTACCTTGGGTTTCGGTATCTGGCACACGCTGTACACGATGCACACCACTTTCGTATTTCAAAGTACCGTAAACATCCCTCACCAGAAACTTTTAAGATTACCTCTTTATAACCTCCAGCAGTACCTTCGGTTACGTCAACAGTTTCTACTTTCCAGCCTCTAGTTTCGAAATAACGGGTGTACATACGATACAGATCGCCAGCAAAAAGAGCTGCTTCATCGCCACCAGTACCACCACGAATTTCAAATACCGCATTTTTAGCATCTTCAGGATCTTTCGGAATTAACATCAAGCGAATACGTTCCTCCATTTCCTCTTGCTGCACCAACAACAAATCCTGCTCTTCTTTGGCCATTTCTCTCATCTCCGGATCTTTCTCGTTGTTCAAAATATCTTTGTTTGCCTCAATATTGCTCATTACGTTCTTGTACACTTTGTACTCCTCCACAATCTTGGTCAAGTCTTTATATTCCTTGTTCAGCGCAGCAAAACGCTTCATATCCTGTATCACATCCGGATTACTCAACTGCTCCTCTACATCTTCCCAACGCAACTTAATGGCTTCTAATTTATCTAACATAGTTATTATAAGAAAATCAATATTATTCTTTCAATTAAAGCAAGTCCCGCTTTACGTTTTATTTTTTTGTCAACTTCTGTCATCCTAAGCCTGTCGAAGGATTTTATAGGATACAACGCTTCGATAAACTCAGCGTGACACTAAACGACGTCACTACAAACAAAAAAGATACCACTTCAATCGGGTTTATTACACCAAAATCCGTGCAAAAAACCAACACGCTTTAATTATCGGACAGCAAAAATACGGCTTTTTCGGTTAACACTGCAATTAATTTATTGCCCACCGCAACCTGCCTAATTGCAAGAGAAACAGGTAGTGTTTGCTTGGTACTTTCAAAAGTGGCTGGATGATACTTGATCATCTCCATACCTTTAACGTAAGCAATCACATTACTTGTGATATTAAAATCCGACAGACTATCTATAGGCAGCTCCCGCACATAGCCACCAAACCTATCAAACTGCAAAACACCTTCGTTCTTTCGCTGAAGAAAAACATATTGGTCAGAAGCAACCATTTTTTTAACATCAACCACTTCATCAAAAAGTTGAAAAAGGTTAGCCGAACGTACTTCTTCTGTAAAATTACTACTCAATTTAATAAGTGCATTGGCGGTTCTATCAAAAATCCACAAACTATTATTGTTACCCGATGCTACGGCCGACACCAACAAATTACTGTTTTTTGCGAAAGAGTAACTCGTAATCTCATTTAAGTTATTGTTTAGCACCACCACCTGTTGAAAATCGGCATAAAAAAGCACTACCCGCATCGGATCAGAAACATCCACGCTGTGCAGCCTACCAAAACGATTGTTGCTGTAACGCCACTTCAACTTACCTTTTGCATCGTATTTCAGCAGCTCTTCCCTTTCCGAAAGTAGGTAAACATTATCCAGGTTATCTGCGTAAACAGCTTTAGCAATCGTATCTATTTGAGCTACTTGTTTCAACTGCGCATTAGCTTCACTATTATTAAATAGCACAACAATTAAACAATTAAACAGTAAAACAGCTAACCTTTTCATGATCGATTATTCAATTCCCCTTTAGGGGCTAGGGGTAAAATATTCCAGTCTCAACTCCTCTCCATCAAACACACCGTAAGAACTATAGTTTAACCATTCGCCGATATTGATGTAAATACTTTGCGCATTTAATTTCATCTCTATTGGCAAATGCCTATGTCCAAACACAAAATAATCAAAATGTTGCTTTTGCAGCTGCTCTTTAGCATAAATCGCTAACCACTCTTTATCTTCTCCCAAGAAAACTTCTTCGGCCTTACTTGCTGCCCTACTGTGAGACGACCAAGCACTGGCAATACCCATACCAATTCTAGGCGGCACAACGCCAAACAACCATTGACAAACAGGATTTCTAAAAATCTTACGTAAGAACTTATATTTTCTATCACCTGGCCCTAATCCATCGCCATGGTGTAAGTAAAATTTCTTCCCACCACGCTCAATAACCAGTTCGTCGCTTACCATCTGCATGCCCATCTCTTTAATAAAGTAATCTTTTACCCACATATCGTGGTTACCTTTAAAGAAATAGATTTTGATGCCTTTATCAGACATTTCGGCTAATTTACCTTGCAAGCGCACAAATCCTTTCGGCACTACATATTTATATTCGAACCAAAAATCGAATACATCGCCCATTAAAAACAGTTCGCTGCAATTTGGAGTGATGAAATTCAGCCATCTTACAATACGGTCTTCACGTCGTCTGCTTTCGGTATGGTTTGGCGAACCTAAATGAAAATCTGAAGCGAAATATATGTTCTTAGTCATTTTTCCAAAGATAAAGAATAAAGAGTTAGGCACAAAGAATGAGGTTAGGCTCTTATTACCCTTTAAAAAGTTCTGATAACTTTTAAGAACCAAGCTGTCTATTTAGTGCATAAAACAGGTTTTTTATCACATTGTAAAAAATAAAAAATAGCTTCAAACCCCTTGTCAAAACTGTATATCTATAGATTTAGTAGAATTTTAACCTTTCTATCTAGAACTTATCTAAATAGCTACCGTTTTTTAAAACTTATTTTCGTACTTTTGCACAAATTTTAATTATTATGATCTCTACTGATATAGCTATTATTGGCGCTGGTCCAGTTGGTTTATTTGCAATTTTTGAAGCGGGTTTGTTAAAAATGCGTTGTCATTTAATTGATTATTTGCCACAGGTAGGCGGTCAGCTATCAGAAATCTATCCTAAAAAACCTATTTACGACATCCCTGGTTTCCCTTCGGTATTAGCGCAAGAGCTTATCGACAATTTAATGGATCAGGCCAAGCCTTTCCACCCTGGTTTTACTTTGGGCGAGAGAATTGAAGGTTTAGAAAAAAGAGGCGAAGCAGATTTTGTGTTAACAACCAACATGGGAACCGTAATTGAAGCTAAAGTTGTAGTTATTGCAGGTGGTTTAGGTTGTTTCGAACCTCGTAAACCTGTGGTTGCTGGATTAGAGAAATTTGAAAACGGCCGTGGTGTAAACTACATGATCTTAGATCCTGAGAAATATCGCGATCAAAAAATGGTAATTGCTGGTGGTGGAGATTCTGCCTTAGACTGGACAATTTTCTTAGCTGATGTTTGTAGCGAACTGACTTTGGTACACCGCAGCGAAGCCTTTAGAGGCGCTCCAGACTCGGTTGCCAAAGTGATGGAGTTAGCTGAAAAAGGAAAAATCAACCTAATTTTAAATAGTAATCTTAACGCTGTACATGGCGAAGGCAAATTAGAAACTGTTGATATTATCCATAACAAAACAATGGAAACGGTATCAGTAGCAGCAGATCATTTGATTCCATTGTTTGGTTTAAGCCCTAAATTAGGCCCAATTGAGCAATGGGGATTAAACATTAGCAAAAGTGCTATCGAAGTAAATGTAGATGATTATTCTACCAATGTACCTGGCGTTTATGCCATTGGCGATATCAATACTTACACCAATAAGTTAAAACTGATTTTATGTGGTTTCCACGAAGCTGCTTTAATGAGCCACAGCGCTTACCAGTACATGAATCCTGGTGTAAAATACACCATGAAATACACTACCGTTAATGGCGTAAGCGAATTCTAAAATAGAAAACAACAATGAGTGACATTAATATAACTGTTGAAGACAGAGAAGGAAATGTAGCCGAACTAGTAGCGCCAACCGATATGGGGCTAAGTTTAATGGAATTTCTGAAAGCTAGTGAGTACGATGTATTGGCTACTTGCGGCGGAATGGCTTTATGCGCTACCTGCAGCGTAGACGTACTTGAAGGCGAAGAGAAGTTGAACCAGATGAGCGATGATGAATACGCTATGCTAGATACTTTACCTGATTTGCTCCCTAATACCAGATTGGCTTGTCAGTTACAATTAAGCCCTGCAATGGAAGGCTTAAAAGTTAGGCTACACGCTATGGATTAGTAACAATTTCTTGTAAAAACATAAAAAAAGTCCCGACTGTGTCAGGACTTTTTTTTATATCTATGTTTAGTTGTATTGCTTTTGTTATAGCTTAATTCCGATACCTAAACTGCATAACCAAGGATCTATTTTCGTATCCGCAACTACAGTGGCTCCACCTGCCACATTTGGAATCGTAGTTAAGGTTGCATCGGTCCTTAACCAAAGTTTCTTTACATCGAAGTTTAAGAACAACTTTTTACTGATATCGAAATCTACACCTAGTTGTGCTGCCGGTGCAAAAGCATTTTTGTAAGAAGTTTTTGCAATGGCGGGTGCATTTTTAACACCGTAGAAAATGGTATAGTTAACTCCTGCCCCAACATAAGGTTGTACCTGAGCACTTACTGGCATGTGATAAGCAAAAGTTAAGGTTGGGGGCAATAACCAAACTTTTCCTAAATCTACATTGCCTAGTGCAGTATTAATGGCACTTACTTCATGCTTGGTTGTACCTAATATTAAATTGGCAGAAAAGTTTTTAGCAAGGAAATAGGTAAAATCTAATTCTGGAATAACAGTATTAGAAATATCGACATTTCCGTTAATGGTACTGATTGTGGCACTTTCTTGTGGAACA from Pedobacter sp. SL55 includes these protein-coding regions:
- a CDS encoding site-specific integrase — translated: MLIKNSVFFLFLIGPISGKHTGLSDIRQDFAREMVNFLTLRKENPLSPVTTERRVIHLKAFLDYAVEREWLDKNRVQHFEYNPKSKKVVPLEYVEVMQLHAAGYESPKLNIIKDLFIFQCFTGFAYIELANLTQENLIDHGGRGKCLMRNRQKSDATELVPVLPIVEEIIERYREHEVVLRTGSLLPVISNQKYNDYLKPVGVLAGFARPLTTHLARHTFAHMMLNHFFLPLEDVSLMLGHRSIKTTHQYCQVGKERLMKSMQMVQGQMDKVIEKVPLLTNRAS
- a CDS encoding Arm DNA-binding domain-containing protein: MKSNQKMSVMFWLFRAKSDKKGMAPLYVKINIDGEDVDLSIGKKIAPEFWDTENKRSTEGNRAADEINFRIMEVQKDLDRVFENLCWERGHVGPQMVKNVFNGKGADWNQLEEKKQKEAKHTLVEVMDAKIAELQLQVEAKLLENSTFTTWKTSRNHLMDFVRYHTGISDIGLCASLNFVPIKNRIYWHNLYSIGVLFLSALCGLL
- a CDS encoding OmpW/AlkL family protein, giving the protein MRKILTFLLFAGLSINSFAQQKGDFRMRLRATAVVPQESATISTINGNVDISNTVIPELDFTYFLAKNFSANLILGTTKHEVSAINTALGNVDLGKVWLLPPTLTFAYHMPVSAQVQPYVGAGVNYTIFYGVKNAPAIAKTSYKNAFAPAAQLGVDFDISKKLFLNFDVKKLWLRTDATLTTIPNVAGGATVVADTKIDPWLCSLGIGIKL
- a CDS encoding UDP-2,3-diacylglucosamine diphosphatase; translation: MTKNIYFASDFHLGSPNHTESRRREDRIVRWLNFITPNCSELFLMGDVFDFWFEYKYVVPKGFVRLQGKLAEMSDKGIKIYFFKGNHDMWVKDYFIKEMGMQMVSDELVIERGGKKFYLHHGDGLGPGDRKYKFLRKIFRNPVCQWLFGVVPPRIGMGIASAWSSHSRAASKAEEVFLGEDKEWLAIYAKEQLQKQHFDYFVFGHRHLPIEMKLNAQSIYINIGEWLNYSSYGVFDGEELRLEYFTPSP
- a CDS encoding IS3 family transposase (programmed frameshift), whose translation is MKTTQFTEAQIVSILRQHEKGVKVTDIARANGISEKTFYRWRSKYGGMEINDLKRLKELEAENSKLKRMYTDLALLNDALKDLIEKKPLAPCDKKEAVTFLLVEHQISKRKACDSIKISRSSFSYLARIKQDDKYIELLNGLTEKHVSIGFWQCYHRIRKSGEMINHKKLYRIYTALKLNIRRRAKKRLPARVKQALFQPGKINEVWSIDFMSDSLWDGRKIRLLNVIDDFNREVLTIETDTSLPTLRVIRSLEEIAQQRGYPKMIRVDNGPEFISAKLDIWSKENKIQLVFIQPGEPTQNAYIERLNGTFRRDILNAYVFKSIQEVRTISEEWMNDYNYSRPHRALKNKTPIEYKLCQ
- a CDS encoding 2Fe-2S iron-sulfur cluster-binding protein codes for the protein MSDINITVEDREGNVAELVAPTDMGLSLMEFLKASEYDVLATCGGMALCATCSVDVLEGEEKLNQMSDDEYAMLDTLPDLLPNTRLACQLQLSPAMEGLKVRLHAMD
- a CDS encoding transposase; protein product: MGQLYGLDGRRLQEQYIRYLSDFMDWDQRSHAGHWVLFEQNIGEYLSLDEVCLSRGELYTVLTNKDAKGKKGALLAMVKGTISDQVIAILERIPYRLRKEVKEVTLDLAPTMERIARRAFPKARLVSDRFHVQQLAADAVQQIRIQYRWEAIDQENSEMELAKQLNHPHVPDILENGDSLKQLLARSRHLLFKDETNWTASQQHRSELLFARYPLLEKAYRLSRKLSHIFSNTKEKGIGFTRLAKWYDEVEKSAIKAFSTVARTIQNHYHTILNYFDNRHTNASAESFNAKIKALRTQFRGVRNVEFFMYRLAKIYA
- a CDS encoding NAD(P)/FAD-dependent oxidoreductase, which produces MISTDIAIIGAGPVGLFAIFEAGLLKMRCHLIDYLPQVGGQLSEIYPKKPIYDIPGFPSVLAQELIDNLMDQAKPFHPGFTLGERIEGLEKRGEADFVLTTNMGTVIEAKVVVIAGGLGCFEPRKPVVAGLEKFENGRGVNYMILDPEKYRDQKMVIAGGGDSALDWTIFLADVCSELTLVHRSEAFRGAPDSVAKVMELAEKGKINLILNSNLNAVHGEGKLETVDIIHNKTMETVSVAADHLIPLFGLSPKLGPIEQWGLNISKSAIEVNVDDYSTNVPGVYAIGDINTYTNKLKLILCGFHEAALMSHSAYQYMNPGVKYTMKYTTVNGVSEF
- a CDS encoding transposase gives rise to the protein MEQQELLKLLLPTELIEHFDLIRIEPMEDGYHLFLDQHNIPPAEFASHKLESKGFLDQAIIRDFPLRGKACFLHLRRRKWHDHDTGRSVYSSWNTVAEGTRLTAEFAAFLKEFDR
- a CDS encoding helix-turn-helix domain-containing protein gives rise to the protein MEKVTENKLQDYDMKVFMLNLVSDLKKEILTEISSMLKDKQVPDIKKWIKSVDVKKLLNISHGKLQTMRNSKLISYTRIGGTLYYNVDEIQRMLESPNRRR